In Elusimicrobiota bacterium, the following are encoded in one genomic region:
- a CDS encoding DegT/DnrJ/EryC1/StrS family aminotransferase, with protein sequence MKVEFYGHVRQYHGIKKEIDAAISSVLESGKYVMGPALSKFEGELASYCGTKYVVGLNSGTDALWLVLLALGIGEGDEVITTSNTFFATAEAIWFVNAKPVFVEMDPKTYNIDVTKIEEKITSRTKAIIPVHLYGQPADMKAIAGIAKKHNLKVIEDNAQGLGSKGDTFRIGELSDAMCTSFIIQKNLGTFGDGGAVATNNPQITERIKALRNHGSLKRSVHSMGYNSRLDDIHAAVLSVKLKQLDKWSQKRREIAKRYDSELKNTGLELPFCKPGYSHVYHLYVIHTDKRDDLQKYLENEGITALTHYPIPIHKQEGYPWGKHADMNISLPLTERSANRLLSLPMFPELTDDEVSYTIEAIKRWRK encoded by the coding sequence ATGAAGGTTGAGTTTTATGGTCATGTCAGGCAGTATCACGGGATCAAAAAGGAAATAGATGCTGCTATAAGTAGTGTTTTAGAAAGCGGTAAGTATGTTATGGGTCCTGCACTGTCTAAATTTGAAGGTGAACTTGCATCATATTGCGGGACAAAATATGTAGTTGGGCTTAACTCCGGTACAGATGCATTGTGGCTGGTATTACTTGCACTTGGTATCGGCGAAGGTGATGAAGTTATCACTACTTCAAACACTTTTTTTGCAACTGCCGAAGCAATATGGTTTGTAAACGCGAAACCGGTATTTGTGGAAATGGATCCTAAAACATATAATATTGATGTAACAAAAATAGAAGAGAAGATTACATCCAGGACAAAAGCTATTATACCGGTTCATCTTTACGGGCAACCTGCTGATATGAAAGCTATTGCCGGTATTGCTAAAAAGCACAATCTTAAAGTAATTGAAGATAATGCACAGGGACTTGGTTCCAAAGGTGATACTTTCAGAATCGGAGAATTAAGTGATGCTATGTGTACAAGTTTTATCATCCAGAAAAATCTTGGTACTTTCGGAGATGGCGGTGCAGTAGCTACAAATAATCCTCAAATCACTGAACGTATAAAAGCTTTACGCAATCATGGTTCGTTAAAACGTTCTGTTCATAGTATGGGATACAATAGCCGTTTGGATGATATACATGCCGCGGTTCTTAGTGTTAAACTGAAACAATTGGATAAGTGGAGCCAGAAAAGGAGAGAGATTGCTAAACGATATGATTCTGAATTAAAAAATACAGGTTTAGAGCTGCCTTTCTGCAAACCGGGATATAGTCATGTATATCACCTTTATGTAATTCATACTGACAAACGCGATGACTTGCAAAAATATTTAGAAAACGAAGGAATTACTGCACTTACACATTACCCGATTCCGATTCATAAGCAAGAAGGGTATCCATGGGGTAAACACGCAGATATGAACATATCGTTACCTCTTACCGAAAGATCAGCAAACAGGTTGCTTTCCTTACCAATGTTCCCGGAACTTACTGATGATGAAGTTTCTTATACCATAGAGGCCATAAAACGTTGGAGGAAATAA
- the larA gene encoding nickel-dependent lactate racemase, which produces MLDIKLSYGKKGLNVKIPKRNLYSILKINNTKVIVNPEQEIIKKLKKPIGTKCFNELCKNKKTCCIVVSDKTRAVPNEILLNPILDILDKNKIRTIILIACGMHSPTEGKDLISILGKRIIKKYKIINHNGQNKNNLVFLFDANKNIPVYINRAYAESDFKIITGLVEPHFMAGFSGGRKSICPGIVGIETMKYFHSPEMLESPFSKVGVLKNNPLNIFASKVAIKAGVDFMINVTLNQKKEITNVFCGDLDKAYEEEVKACEKQSSVFIDRPVDIVITSNGGYPLDRDFYQTVKGIVSALDIIKNGGTIIIASACLDGLGSPAFRKLLFGMRDINNFMKMISTAGFFNVDQWEVEELIKALRKVKKVKVYSDGLTNQEIKKSWCEPVKDINKSILETIKEYGNDSKVAVIPDGPYILAKLNKKIYN; this is translated from the coding sequence ATGCTTGATATTAAATTAAGTTATGGAAAAAAAGGCTTAAATGTAAAAATTCCAAAAAGGAATTTATATTCTATATTAAAAATTAATAATACAAAAGTTATTGTTAATCCCGAACAAGAAATAATAAAAAAATTAAAAAAACCAATAGGAACAAAATGTTTTAATGAGCTCTGTAAAAATAAAAAAACATGCTGCATTGTAGTTTCTGATAAAACAAGAGCAGTTCCAAACGAGATATTGTTGAATCCTATCCTGGATATCCTTGATAAAAATAAGATTAGAACTATAATTTTAATTGCCTGCGGGATGCATTCTCCTACGGAAGGAAAAGACCTGATATCTATTTTGGGAAAAAGAATAATTAAAAAGTATAAAATTATTAACCATAACGGACAAAATAAAAATAATTTAGTTTTTCTATTCGATGCAAATAAAAATATTCCCGTTTATATAAACCGTGCTTATGCTGAATCTGATTTTAAAATTATCACTGGATTAGTAGAACCCCATTTTATGGCCGGTTTTTCAGGAGGAAGAAAATCTATTTGTCCTGGAATTGTCGGAATTGAGACAATGAAATATTTTCATAGTCCTGAGATGTTAGAGTCTCCGTTTTCTAAAGTAGGTGTTTTAAAAAACAATCCCTTAAATATATTTGCCAGCAAAGTAGCAATAAAAGCAGGTGTAGATTTTATGATAAATGTTACTTTGAACCAAAAGAAAGAAATAACAAATGTGTTTTGCGGAGATTTAGATAAAGCATATGAAGAAGAAGTAAAAGCATGCGAAAAACAGTCAAGTGTTTTTATTGACAGACCAGTTGATATAGTAATAACTTCTAATGGAGGATATCCTCTTGACAGGGATTTTTATCAGACGGTAAAAGGTATTGTATCGGCATTGGATATCATAAAAAATGGCGGAACAATAATTATTGCGAGCGCTTGTTTGGATGGATTAGGAAGTCCTGCATTCAGAAAACTTCTTTTCGGTATGAGAGATATAAATAATTTTATGAAGATGATTTCTACTGCCGGTTTTTTTAATGTTGATCAATGGGAAGTAGAAGAACTTATAAAGGCATTAAGAAAAGTAAAGAAAGTAAAAGTATATTCAGACGGGCTTACTAATCAGGAAATAAAAAAATCATGGTGCGAACCTGTGAAAGATATTAATAAATCAATTTTAGAAACTATAAAAGAATATGGTAATGATTCGAAAGTTGCGGTTATTCCGGATGGTCCGTACATTCTTGCAAAATTAAATAAAAAAATATATAATTAA